In the genome of Sphingomonas sp. LR60, the window GGCGAAGCGCGACAGGTCGACGCCGCGATCCTTGAACCGATCGCGCGCGGAGACGGCGACGACCTCGATCGGGCGGCCGGCACGACGGGTAATCAGCGCGCGGTTCTCGTCCAGCACGCGGATCACGCCGCCCCCGACCGTTCCCAGCCCCGCCAGTGCCACCCGCAACGCCTGCGCCATGTTCGCCTCCGTATCCGTAGTCCGCGCTGCTAGGCGGTAGGAAAGGTGCTGTCGAGCGCATCCGGAGACGAGCAGTTGCAATTCCTGCAATCAAATTAAGTTTTATTGCACTTGCGTCCTGCCGTGCTGCGGCGCAAAAAGGTGTGCCTTTCAGGCATCCTCTCCTAAAAACTTCAATAGCCGGGCCCTGCCCGGCTTTTTTGGCCACGTCGTCAGCTAGGCAGCGAATCGCCGCGCCGGAGAGTGCGGACAACAGGAAAAAACAGGACAGGATGCGCCGGTCGAACCGGCAGCGGAGTGGGGAACGGTCGGCGGGCCGTTCCCCCGGAGCGTCTCGCTTCACAATTTGCGGAACATCACCAGCGCATCGACCGGGCCCAGCAGCGGGTGTCGGAACGCACCGGGCAGTTGACCGACCACGTCGAACCCAAGTGCCTGCCACAAATCCACCGCGCGGCGATTGCTCGACACCACGAAATTGAACTGCATCGCGGTGAAGCCATTCGCCCGCGCGCGATCGAACGAGTCGTTCGCCATCGCACGCGCGACCCCGCGGCCACGTGCAGCCGGGTCGACCATATAGCCGGCATTGGCGACGTGATCGCCGCCACCGGCCTGATTCGCGCAAAGGAAATAGCTGCCGAGCAGCCGCGCTTCATCTTCGAGAACAAAGGTTTGACGATCCGGGCCACACCAATATGCCACTGCCGCCGCCGCATCCATGTCGCGCGGCAAGGCATAGGTTTCGCCGGCCGCGATTTCGGGAAGGATCAGCGCGGCGATCGCCGCCGCGTCATCGGGTGAAGCGGGCCGGATCAACATGACTGCCGTCTTTAACCAGACATGCGACGCTCATCAAACCGCAACGCAACTTGCGCGATGCTGACACGAACGGCGGGCAATGGCCCTCGCAGGCAAGCTGCGAGGTCACGCCGTGAAACGTCGACGGATGCGATCGGGAATGACACTCGCCTTGCTGCTGCTGTCCAGCCTGTCGGTCGCCGCTGCGCCACAATCGAACGAGGATGGTGTGGAGGGTGCGCGCTTTCGCGAAGCGATCGCGCTAGATGGCGAGATCTTCCACGTTCAGGGACTGGCGCTGCAAGGGCGGCGCGTGTGGATCACCTCGGTGGATCGCTTCACCCGGCGCGGCTACCTGCACCTGTTCAACCGTGCGACCGGGCGCGTCGTGCGGCGCGTCGAGCTGACCGACGGCGCACGCTATCATCCCGGCGGAATTTCGGTCGACGGGCATTCGCTATGGGTGCCGGTCGCGGAGTTGCGCGCGCACAGCTCGGCAGTGCTGGTCGAGGTGGATACGGAAACGATGCGCGTGCGGCGGCGCATCCCCGTCGCGGATCATCTCGGCTGCGTCGCGGCGCACGGGCGCTGGCTGGTGGCGGGCAATTGGAACAGCCGGTTGTTGTACGTCATCGACCGCGACGCGCCGACGCGGATGCGGGTCATCCCCAATCCGTCGGCGACGCGCTATCAAGACATCAAGTTCGCGAACGGGCAATTGGTCGCGGGCGGCCCGCGGACGTGGTGGAGCGGAACGGTCGACTGGCTCGACTGGCCGGCGATGACGGTACGCCGCTCGATCGCCGCCGGCGGCTACACCGCGGAGGGGATGGCGATCGAAGGCCGCAACCTGTTCTTCGCGCCCGAGGACGGACCGGCGCGCTTGTACCGCTCTCGGCTGGAGAACGGGGCGGCGGTGTAGTGGCTCAATCGAGCGGGATCAGACCAGCCATGTCGTGACGGCCAGCGGCGCTCAGCCCATCGGCGACAGCGACGCGATCCTCTCGACTGCGGTTCTGGCTGACCTTCCATTTGCCTTCGAGACGATCGATGGCGATTTCGACCCCGACGATCCCCTTCAGTTGCGCCTGAATGAAGTCGGCCGGGGCGTCAGCGACCGTCCATGGTTCGGGCTGGCCGTTCTCCGCTGCGGTTGTCAAGGCGGCGAGCTGATCGACCAACCATGAAGGATCGTCGATGACGCGCGTCCTGCCTCGCGCCTGCACCACGACGTAATTCCACGTCGGGACGACCTTTCCGTGGACGCGCTTGCCCGCATACCAAGAGGGGCTGACATAAGCCTGCGGCCCTTGGAAGAGGACGAGTGCCGACGCGCCCGCACGCAAATAGCCAACCTGCTCGTTCGCTCGCGCGAGATGCGCTTTGAGCACGTCGCCGCGCGCTGTGACCTCAAGGCTGAACGGAAGCACGTTCGCGACGATATCCTGCTCCGTCGCCGTCACGAGCGTTGCCAACGGGTGTGCCCGTATCGCGGCACGGAGCACGTCGCGACGGTCTTCACGGAAGGCGGGCGGCCGGTACATGATGCGGGTTGTAAGGTCGTGCTTCGGGATTGGCCATCCTGAGGGAGCCCGCCCTGTCGCGCTGCGCCGACTTGTGCCAGATAGCGGCATGGCTTCCGCTCCCCTTCGCTCCCCGTCGAACTCACGCTTCGCGGCGTGTTGCTGGGTGGTGTCATCACCCTGCTGTTCACCGCCGCCAACGTCTATCTCGGGCTGAAGATCGGTCTGACCTTCGCCACCTCGATCCCAGCCGCGGTGATCTCGATGGCGGTGCTGCGCGCATTTCGCGATTCGACGATCCTCGAGAACAACATCGTCCAGACCGTCGCCTCGGCGGCGGGGACGCTGGCGGCGATCATCTTCGTGCTGCCCGGGCTGGTGATGATCGGTTGGTGGCAGGGCTTTCCGTTCGTCACCACCGCGACGATCACCGCGACTGGCGGCATCCTCGGCGTGATGTTCTCGGTGCCGCTGCGCCGCGCGCTGGTGGTCGATACCGTCTTGCCCTTTCCTGAAGGCCGCGCCGCCGCCGAGGTGCTCAAGGTCGGCGAGGAAAGCCGCCATGGCGGGGCGGAGAGCGCCAAGGGGCTGTCGGCGATCGTCGCGAGCACGCTGGCGGCCGCGGGCGTCTCGATCCTGACGCAGACGCGGCTGATCGCGGGCGAGGCGGCGCAATTCTTCCGGGTCGGCGCGGGCGCGACCGGGGTGAGCGCCGGTCTGTCGTTCGCGCTGCTCGGCGCGGGGCATCTGATCGGATTGTCGGCGGGGCTCGCGATCCTGCTCGGCGTCGTGGTCGGCTGGTGGGTCGTGTTGCCGATCCTGACTGCCGCCGCTCCGCAGGCCGGCGACGTCGCGGCGTGGGCGAACGGGGTGTTCCGCAGCGACGTGCGCTTCTTCGGCGCGGGCGTGATCGGCGTGGCGGCGATCTGGACGCTGCTGCGGATCGCACGACCGGTGATCGGCGGGCTGCGCGCGTCGCTGACCGCATCGCGCGGCGCCAGCGTCGCGATCGAGGAACGCGATCTGCCGATCGGCGTCGTCGCGGCGGTGAGTCTTGCGACCTTGGTGCCGATCGCTGTGCTGCTCCATTCGATCGTGAGCGGCGGGCCGCTTGCGGGGCATGAATGGGCGCTGGTCGCCGGCAGCCTGCTGTTCGTCGCGGTTATCGGGCTCGTGATCGCGGCGGTGTGCGGCTATATGGCGGGGCTGATCGGCGCGTCGAACTCGCCGGTATCGGGGATCGGCATCCTGTCGGTGATCGCCGCCGCGACTTTGCTGGTCGGGCTGTTCGGGCGCGGTGGCGAGGTCGCGCAGACGCAGGCCCTGGTCGCCTATGCGTTGATCGTGACCGGCATCGTATTCGGCGTCGCGACGATCTCGAACGACAATCTGCAGGACCTCAAGACCGGGCAGCTGGTCGGCGCGACGCCGTGGAAGCAGCAGGTCGCGCTGGTGATCGGCGTCTGCTTCGGATCGGTGGTGGTGCCGCCGGTGATGCAGTTGCTCTACACGTCGTTCGGCTTCGCGGGGATGCCGGGCGCGGGGCCGAACGCGCTCGCCGCGCCGCAGGCGGCGCTGATCTCGGCACTGGCGCAGGGCGTGCTGGGGGGCAATCTCAACTGGACGATGATCGGCTGGGGTGCGGTGGCGGGCGCGGCGGCGATCGTGCTCGACGAGGCGCTGGGGCGGGCCGGGCGGCTGCGGCTGCCGCCGCTGGGCGTCGGGCTCGGCATCTATCTGCCGATGAGCGCGACGCTGACCGTGGTGGTCGGCGCGGTGATCGGCCATTTCTATGACAAGCGCGCCGAGGCGCTACCCGACGCCGAGGCGGCGAAGCGGCTGGGCGTGCTGACAGCAACGGGCATGATCGTCGGCGAAAGCCTGTGGAACGTCGTCTTCGCGGGGATCGTCTATGAGAGCGGCACCGAAACGCCGCTGGCGCTGGTCGACGGGTTCGAAGGGCCCGCGCTAATCGCGGGGACGTTGCTGTTCGCGCTGGTCACGTGGTGGCTGTACCGACGCACGCGGCGACTGCACGCGGCATGACGCGCGTCGGGCTGCACTGGACCGGCAATCGCGGCGCGGGGACCGCGACCTATACCAGCTATGCGCGCGATCATGAGATTGCGGCCGAGGGGAAGCCGGTGATCGCGGGATCGTCGGACCCGCGCTTCCGTGGCGATCCGACGCGCTGGAACCCGGAAGAGCTGCTGCTCGGCGCGGTCAGCGCCTGCCATCAATTATGGTATCTGCATCTCTGTGCCGATGCCGGGATCGTCGTCACCGACTATCGCGACGAAGCGGATGCGGTGCTGACGCTCGACGAGGACGGCAACGGCCGCGTCACCGAAGCGACGCTGCGCCCGCGCGTGACGATCGCCGCCGGGGGCGATGCCGCGCTCGCCGCGGCGCTTCACGACGAGGCGCAGCGACGCTGCTTCATCGCGCGCTCGGTCGCCTTCCCGGTGCGCCACGTGGCGGTGATTGCGGTCGCCGCGGTATGTTCTGATTAACCATCTCCCGGTAAGATGCGGGACATGATCACTTCTGGTCATCCCCGCTCGCGAAGCGTCTTTCGGTGACCGGCCTTCGCGCCTCGCCGCGACTGCTGGTCGTGCTCGCCGCGCTGGCATTGCTGGTGCGGCTGCTGGTGCCGGCCGGGTTCATGCCGCAGGTCGCGCACGGGCAGGTCGCGATCGTCGCCTGTCCGGGCATGGCGATGGTCAGCGAGGCGCACCATCACGCGCATGACGCGCCCGCGCACGATGGCTTCGAGCGCCCGTGCGCCTTTGCCGCGGTCGCCGCGCCCGCGACGTTGCTCGCGATCGTGCTGCTGTTGGTCCTGCCGTCGGCGGCAGTGGTCCGGCAGCTCTACCCCTCGCAGCGGCACCTGCCCCGCGTGTCACGCTCCGCTGGCGGCCACCGCTTCGCGCACCCCCGACGATCCTCCCGACTCGCTGACCCGCTGTCGCGGCGCACTCCAGGCGCGCCGAACCTGAGGATATTTCATGACATCTT includes:
- a CDS encoding FMN-binding negative transcriptional regulator, whose amino-acid sequence is MYRPPAFREDRRDVLRAAIRAHPLATLVTATEQDIVANVLPFSLEVTARGDVLKAHLARANEQVGYLRAGASALVLFQGPQAYVSPSWYAGKRVHGKVVPTWNYVVVQARGRTRVIDDPSWLVDQLAALTTAAENGQPEPWTVADAPADFIQAQLKGIVGVEIAIDRLEGKWKVSQNRSREDRVAVADGLSAAGRHDMAGLIPLD
- a CDS encoding OPT family oligopeptide transporter gives rise to the protein MLLGGVITLLFTAANVYLGLKIGLTFATSIPAAVISMAVLRAFRDSTILENNIVQTVASAAGTLAAIIFVLPGLVMIGWWQGFPFVTTATITATGGILGVMFSVPLRRALVVDTVLPFPEGRAAAEVLKVGEESRHGGAESAKGLSAIVASTLAAAGVSILTQTRLIAGEAAQFFRVGAGATGVSAGLSFALLGAGHLIGLSAGLAILLGVVVGWWVVLPILTAAAPQAGDVAAWANGVFRSDVRFFGAGVIGVAAIWTLLRIARPVIGGLRASLTASRGASVAIEERDLPIGVVAAVSLATLVPIAVLLHSIVSGGPLAGHEWALVAGSLLFVAVIGLVIAAVCGYMAGLIGASNSPVSGIGILSVIAAATLLVGLFGRGGEVAQTQALVAYALIVTGIVFGVATISNDNLQDLKTGQLVGATPWKQQVALVIGVCFGSVVVPPVMQLLYTSFGFAGMPGAGPNALAAPQAALISALAQGVLGGNLNWTMIGWGAVAGAAAIVLDEALGRAGRLRLPPLGVGLGIYLPMSATLTVVVGAVIGHFYDKRAEALPDAEAAKRLGVLTATGMIVGESLWNVVFAGIVYESGTETPLALVDGFEGPALIAGTLLFALVTWWLYRRTRRLHAA
- a CDS encoding OsmC family protein, which gives rise to MTRVGLHWTGNRGAGTATYTSYARDHEIAAEGKPVIAGSSDPRFRGDPTRWNPEELLLGAVSACHQLWYLHLCADAGIVVTDYRDEADAVLTLDEDGNGRVTEATLRPRVTIAAGGDAALAAALHDEAQRRCFIARSVAFPVRHVAVIAVAAVCSD
- a CDS encoding DUF6454 family protein, yielding MTLALLLLSSLSVAAAPQSNEDGVEGARFREAIALDGEIFHVQGLALQGRRVWITSVDRFTRRGYLHLFNRATGRVVRRVELTDGARYHPGGISVDGHSLWVPVAELRAHSSAVLVEVDTETMRVRRRIPVADHLGCVAAHGRWLVAGNWNSRLLYVIDRDAPTRMRVIPNPSATRYQDIKFANGQLVAGGPRTWWSGTVDWLDWPAMTVRRSIAAGGYTAEGMAIEGRNLFFAPEDGPARLYRSRLENGAAV
- a CDS encoding GNAT family N-acetyltransferase; translation: MLIRPASPDDAAAIAALILPEIAAGETYALPRDMDAAAAVAYWCGPDRQTFVLEDEARLLGSYFLCANQAGGGDHVANAGYMVDPAARGRGVARAMANDSFDRARANGFTAMQFNFVVSSNRRAVDLWQALGFDVVGQLPGAFRHPLLGPVDALVMFRKL